Proteins found in one Parasteatoda tepidariorum isolate YZ-2023 chromosome 7, CAS_Ptep_4.0, whole genome shotgun sequence genomic segment:
- the LOC122268984 gene encoding tigger transposable element-derived protein 4-like, producing MERKRRDLTVKEKVDILNRYDKLPKMSQRNAAVQLKVSQPLLCKILKNREDIEKKCTLNENLNCKRNRDGKDKEVESALKLWFTNVRERDARVNGPILRQKAEDLAAKLGKGNFVATEGWFHRWKKRQNILFRRTHGEQKDADNVAADQWIKEEWPKLIAVYSHEDVYNADETGLYFRALPEHTYMFQKESTQGCKTSKERLTVLCCASMTGTKEKLLVIGKSKKPRCFKGVKNLPVDYFANKTAWMTTTIFNEWLLKWDKRLKRNILLLIDNCTAHDVTVSLKKINIVFLPPNTTSLIQPCDQGIIRTLKAYYRKEMRSRILENMEDQDAEDLNANALAKKTNVLDAIHLLTMSWNNVSEKTIRNCFSHGGFCQPEDNNAAVMKEMEDVFNPPPDMNAEDFEAWMEIDEKVETSTSLTDEDICEAVCVKDPASSQDSDADDEPESAIEDKIPTPAQMREALRVLRLGVQNKADAEHFHKHYDYERFVNDLLRKNAKQSTIDDFFFS from the coding sequence atggaAAGGAAACGGAGAGATCTTACTGTGAAAGAAAAGGTTGACATTTTAAATCGTTACGATAAATTGCCAAAAATGAGCCAAAGGAATGCTGCTGTTCAATTGAAAGTTTCGCAGCCgcttttgtgcaaaattttaaaaaatcgtgaaGATATCGAAAAAAAGTGCACTTTGAACGAAAATCTGAATTGTAAAAGAAATCGAGATGGAAAAGACAAAGAGGTTGAATCTGCATTAAAACTCTGGTTCACAAACGTTCGTGAGAGGGACGCTCGTGTTAATGGTCCAATTTTGCGCCAAAAAGCTGAAGATTTAGCTGCAAAATTGGGTAAAGGAAACTTCGTAGCCACAGAAGGATGGTTCCACCGCTGGAAAAAGAGGCAGAACATACTCTTCCGAAGGACACATGGTGAACAAAAAGATGCCGATAATGTAGCCGCAGATCAGTGGATTAAAGAAGAATGGCCTAAACTTATTGCCGTATATTCACATGAAGATGTATATAACGCAGATGAAACTGGCCTATATTTTCGTGCGTTGCCTGAACACACCTACATGTTTCAGAAGGAAAGTACGCAAGGGTGTAAAACCTCCAAGGAACGCCTAACTGTGCTATGTTGCGCTAGTATGACCGGcactaaagaaaaacttttagtgATTGGAAAAAGTAAGAAGCCCCGCTGTTTCAAAGGTGTGAAAAATCTGCCCGTCGATTATTTTGCCAACAAAACGGCGTGGATGACTACCACCATCTTTAACGAATGGCTGTTGAAATGGGACAAGCGACTAAAACGGAACATACTCCTGCTCATAGACAACTGCACTGCGCATGATGTaactgtttcattaaaaaagataaatatcgTGTTCTTACCACCAAACACCACTTCTTTAATTCAACCGTGTGACCAGGGAATTATCCGCACCTTGAAGGCATATTACAGAAAGGAAATGCGTTCAAGGATCTTAGAAAATATGGAAGACCAAGACGCTGAAGATCTTAATGCGAACGCTCTAGccaaaaaaacaaatgttttggaTGCCATACATTTGTTAACAATGTCATGGAATAATGTCTCGGAAAAAACAATTCGAAATTGTTTTAGTCATGGAGGATTTTGTCAACCAGAGGACAACAATGCTGCTGTAATGAAAGAAATGGAAGACGTTTTCAATCCCCCGCCCGATATGAATGCTGAGGATTTTGAAGCATGGATGGAGATCGACGAGAAGGTTGAGACTTCTACTTCGTTAACTGATGAGGACATTTGCGAAGCCGTATGTGTCAAAGATCCAGCTTCGTCACAAGATTCTGATGCCGATGATGAACCCGAAAGTGCTATCGAGGACAAAATTCCGACGCCTGCTCAGATGAGGGAGGCACTTCGAGTCTTACGGCTAGGTGTGCAAAACAAAGCCGACGCGGAACACTTTCATAAACATTATGATTATGAGCGATTCGTAAATGACTTGCTTCGAAAGAATGCTAAACAATCGACAATTgatgatttctttttcagttaa